One Serratia liquefaciens genomic window, AACAGGCCGCATTCCAGCCCGGCGTGGATCACCATGATGTTCGGCGTCTTGTTGAACAGATCCTGATAGATCTCGCGTACCAAATGCATGACCGGTGAGTCAGCGTCCGGCTGCCAGCCAGGGTAGCCGCCTTTCGGTGCCACTTTGGCGTTGGCCAACTGGCCCAGCGCGGTCAGCATGCCGACCACGTAATCTTTACCGCTGTCGATCAACGAACGGATCAGACAGATGATTTCTGCTTCGCTGTCGCTAGTGGTCACTACGCCCACGTTCAGTGAGGTTTCCACCACGCCTTTCACCGCGTCGCTCATGCGGATCACACCGTTTGGCGTACCGTTGAGCAGCGCCAGGAAACGTTGCTGGCTGTCGGCGGTCATCGCCTGAGACGTACTGGTGGTTGGCTCCAGCAGTACGGTAATGTTCTTCTCTTTAGCGGACAGCTCATTTTGCAGGGTGGCCAGGAACGCCTGGCTCAGTGCTTTGAGCTCATCGGCCTTAGCCGCCGGTACGGCAACCACGGCAGAAGCTTCACGCGGGATGGCGTTGCGCAGGGTGCCGCCGTTCAGGTCCAGCAAGCGCAGGTTCAACGCAGAGGCATTATCGAACAGGAAGCGCGCCAGCAGCTTGTTGGCGTTGCCCAGACCGACGTGAATATCCGCGCCGGAGTGGCCGCCTTTCAGGCCCTTGAGCGTCAGTTTCAGAGTCTGGTAACCGGCCGGTACGGCTTCACGCTGCAGCGGCAGGGTGGTGATAAAATCAATACCGCCGGCGCAACCCATGTAGATCTCGCCTTCTTCTTCGGAGTCGGTGTTGATCAGGATATCCGCCTGCAGCCAGTTAGCCTGCAGCCCGAACGCACCGTCCATGCCGGCTTCTTCGGTCATGGTCAGCAGCACTTCCAGCGGACCGTGCTCGACGCTGTCGTCTGCCAGTACCGCCAGCGCGGAGGCCATGCCGATGCCGTTGTCGGCGCCCAGCGTGGTGCCGCGCGCTTTGATCCACTCGCCGTCGATATACGGCTGGATTGGATCCTTGGTGAAGTCGTGCACGGTGTCGTTATTCTTCTGCGGCACCATGTCCAGGTGCGCCTGCAGGGCAACCGGCTTGCGGTTTTCCATGCCTTTGGTGGCCGGCTTGCGCAGCAGGATATTGCCTACCTGGTCACGCTCGGCGTGCAGGTTTTTCTCTTTGGCCCATTCGAGGATGTGCTGCGCCAGCGCTTCTTCATGATAAGAAGGGTGCGGAATAGAGCAGATTTTGGCAAAAATATCCCACAGCGGCTGTGGCGAAAGTTGAGACAATTCAGACACAATAAGTCTCCTGTAACGGCATTCTCGGCATAGCGGGAATGCCGCTCGGTTAGGGTTAGGGGCATCTGTGCGGCTTTGGCACGATCTCCAGAGAATATCACTTTCTACCGGGCGGTGCCCGTCCCGAATTGTGCTGTTTAAGCGCTTGATCACACTAGTTTGCTGCGCCGCAGCTCATTTTTTCAGCATCAATCACCAGAGGAAATACTTATGATTTCCACGGTACAACTGGTATTCGTCGCGTCCAGTCTCTATAATCTCGCGCAACCTTTTTTCCCCTGATTACTGAATAAGCCACACCTTGGCTGGCTGGGACACCATTCTATGAGCGAAAAATACGTTGTTACCTGGGACATGCTGCAAATGCAAGCGCGCAAACTGGCTCACCGCCTGCTGCCCGTAGACCAATGGACAGGAATTATTGCCGTAAGCCGCGGCGGCCTGGTGCCTGCAGCCTTACTGGCGCGTGAACTGGGTATTCGCCATGTGGATACCGTGTGTATTTCCAGCTATGACCATGACAACCAACGCGAAATGAAAGTGCTCAAGCGCGCTGAAGGCGACGGTGAAGGCTTTATCGTCATCGACGATCTGGTGGATACCGGCGGTACTGCGAAAGCCATCCGCGAGATGTACCCGAAAGCGCATTTCGTCACCATCTTCGCCAAGCCGGCAGGTCGTCCACTGGTGGACGATTATGTGGTTGATATCCCACAGGATACCTGGATCGAGCAGCCATGGGACATGGCGGTGACCTTCGTGCCACCGATCGGCGGTCGTTAAGTTCGACAGGCTGTTCCATTAAAACGCCCGGTTTCGCCGGGCGTTTGCGTTATTTTGGTTTATCGCCCCAGAGTTAGGTACACTACCTCCAGTTGATTAGGCTGTTTGCGGCCTATAGCCAGATTTACGGAGGCTGTTGTTACCATGGCACAAGCCAACCTTTCTGAAATTCTGTTCAAACCCTCATTTAAACATCCTGAGACCTCGAC contains:
- the pepD gene encoding beta-Ala-His dipeptidase, whose amino-acid sequence is MSELSQLSPQPLWDIFAKICSIPHPSYHEEALAQHILEWAKEKNLHAERDQVGNILLRKPATKGMENRKPVALQAHLDMVPQKNNDTVHDFTKDPIQPYIDGEWIKARGTTLGADNGIGMASALAVLADDSVEHGPLEVLLTMTEEAGMDGAFGLQANWLQADILINTDSEEEGEIYMGCAGGIDFITTLPLQREAVPAGYQTLKLTLKGLKGGHSGADIHVGLGNANKLLARFLFDNASALNLRLLDLNGGTLRNAIPREASAVVAVPAAKADELKALSQAFLATLQNELSAKEKNITVLLEPTTSTSQAMTADSQQRFLALLNGTPNGVIRMSDAVKGVVETSLNVGVVTTSDSEAEIICLIRSLIDSGKDYVVGMLTALGQLANAKVAPKGGYPGWQPDADSPVMHLVREIYQDLFNKTPNIMVIHAGLECGLFKKPYPNMDMVSIGPTITGPHSPDEQVHIESVGLYWKLLTALLKAIPERA
- the gpt gene encoding xanthine phosphoribosyltransferase — its product is MSEKYVVTWDMLQMQARKLAHRLLPVDQWTGIIAVSRGGLVPAALLARELGIRHVDTVCISSYDHDNQREMKVLKRAEGDGEGFIVIDDLVDTGGTAKAIREMYPKAHFVTIFAKPAGRPLVDDYVVDIPQDTWIEQPWDMAVTFVPPIGGR